DNA sequence from the bacterium genome:
CCGTAGCTAAGGGGTTAATTTTAAGCGGCAGTGCAAAAAAAATTCTTTTTATCACATCGGATACAATGTCCAAACATGTATTTGAGAAAGATAAAGGGAATAGAATTCTTTTTGGTGATGCAGCAGCAGGTGTAATTATCTCACCTTCCGATTCAGAAGGTGTGGGGCAGTTTGTTTTCGGGACTGATGGTTCGGGGTATAAGAATCTGATAGTACCAAACGGAGGGTTAAGGCACAGATTTGATCCCAAAGCACCTGAAGAAAGTGTACCTGGAACTGATTCAATACGTACCGATAACTATCTTTATATGAACGGCCCGGAGATATTTAATTTTACTATTGATGTTGTTCCAAAGACTGTTTATGATGTTCTTAAAAAAAACAAACTATCAATTGACCAGGTAGATTACTTTGTTTTTCATCAGGCAAATAAATTTATTATTAACTATCTGCGTAAAAAACTTAAAATTCCGGAGAATAAATTTTTTATTGATTTGGAAGAAACGGGGAATACTGTTTCTTCTTCAATACCAATAGGTTTAAAAAAATTACAGAATAAAGGAGCTATTGGAAAAGGCAGTAAGGTACTTGTCTGTGGTTTTGGTGTAGGATATTCATGGGCGGCAACAATTATAAATCTATAAGAAGGAGAGAAATAAAAGATGAAAAAGGATTATTTTATTGAATTACTGAAAGAAACTCTTGAGATTGATGAGTCCAGGCAAATTGATGAGAATACAGTACTTACTGAACTGGAAGAGTATGATTCTCTTTCAACTCTTGGTATTATTGCTCTTATTGATGAGCATTTTGGGAAGAAGTTATCAGGAGAATATCTGCAAAACATAACAACAGTAAAGAGCCTTATGGAGATGATTGGTGAAGATCAATTCAGTTAATTCTTCAAATTATTGGAATCCTATAAATCTGAAAGGCAGCACAGTTCTTGTTACAGGTGCTTCGTCAGGTATCGGTAGAGTATGTGCAATTTTTGCAAGTAAAGCTGGAGCAAATGTTATTCTTAGTGGAAGAGATAAGGGCAGGCTTGACCAGACATTTAGCGTTTTGAGCCAAGGCAGACATCATATTGTTTCACAGGATATTACTGAATATGATAAACTGGATTCAATCATTGCCGAATCTGTCAAAAAATGCGGCAAAATATCCGGATTTATTCATTGCGCAGGAATTGAGTTCACACTGCCTTTAAAAAATATGAATCCTAACTATTATAACAAACTTTTTTCCGTAAATATTATTTCAGGATTTGAGCTTGCAAGGATTATTGCAAAGAAGAAATACGTTAATGATAACGGAGCAGGTTTTGTTTTTATTTCATCAACAATGGGTGTTGTGGGGCAGTCAGGGCTTGTGGGGTATTGCGCAAGTAAAGGAGCTGTAATCT
Encoded proteins:
- a CDS encoding acyl carrier protein, whose protein sequence is MKKDYFIELLKETLEIDESRQIDENTVLTELEEYDSLSTLGIIALIDEHFGKKLSGEYLQNITTVKSLMEMIGEDQFS
- a CDS encoding ketoacyl-ACP synthase III, which codes for MIKNIKIEKIDFYLPEIILPNSELGNIFTDWDSEKVESGTGIKERRISAEDETALDMAEKAGQMLLSSYDKSSIDFLILCTQSPEYYLPTGACILQDRLGLKVNTGAFDFNLGCSGFVYGLAVAKGLILSGSAKKILFITSDTMSKHVFEKDKGNRILFGDAAAGVIISPSDSEGVGQFVFGTDGSGYKNLIVPNGGLRHRFDPKAPEESVPGTDSIRTDNYLYMNGPEIFNFTIDVVPKTVYDVLKKNKLSIDQVDYFVFHQANKFIINYLRKKLKIPENKFFIDLEETGNTVSSSIPIGLKKLQNKGAIGKGSKVLVCGFGVGYSWAATIINL
- a CDS encoding SDR family oxidoreductase translates to MNLKGSTVLVTGASSGIGRVCAIFASKAGANVILSGRDKGRLDQTFSVLSQGRHHIVSQDITEYDKLDSIIAESVKKCGKISGFIHCAGIEFTLPLKNMNPNYYNKLFSVNIISGFELARIIAKKKYVNDNGAGFVFISSTMGVVGQSGLVGYCASKGAVISGSKAMAIELAGKNIRVNTIAAGHVKNTKMSEELFNRLPESAVKKIKEMHPLGLGQPEDIANTAVFLLSQSAKWITGAVIPVDGGYTAV